ATAACTACTGATAAAACTTCTAATaaaataatgtatatatatatatatatataaatatattattttattcactGCTCTTCATTACTCGGTTAGATATAGCTTTATTTAATATAGGTCTAGATATTATAAGTTCAATTCCCATAAGATAAGATAGGTCGCATAGGTCGATGATCTCTTGGTTCGCACTTCCTGCTATAAAGAGCTGATTTAAGAGTTATAGGCGTTATAGGCGCCTAAGATGGTAATGTAATGGTAATAATGTTTTTTTACTTTCTGGCCAGGTTTTGCGGGTCTTGTTACTAAAATCTGCATGCGTAATACATTTATCATGAAAAATTCCATTTGCGATTTTAAACCACATTTGGGCATCATATCATAAAtgatgaaattaaatgaaaaaaattttctGTGCGGTGTCACACACATTTGCAAGTGGACATTTTCTGTTTCAGTGTATTTAGGTTGCGAACGTCACTCCTCAGTAAGAGGGTTTATGTTTAATCTCAACTTCGGGTTGCCTTTCCTAACTCCCTTTTAAAAATGAGAAATACCTGTGAAGCTGAATGGAAATTTGTACATACCTGCCATAAAGGGATTATCCGAACTAGGTTCCGGTTCAGATTGCATGAGAAACGGGTTGGCCGCTGCATCGCAACCATCGAGGTCTTCGTCCATTAAAAAGGGATTCGCCATTTCCGATTTCGGCTTTTACTTTTCTGTGATTAAAGATCGTCTATATCTTATCTTAACGTTCGATCAGCTCGCTTTCCAGCAGCTTTATCTCCGCTTCGCCGGGCGCTAGGTTCTCCGCTATTGAAGTGTCAAACGGGTCTATATCCTGGGCGGGCAAGGACGGTCTTGAGTGTGTCGAAGGCGTGAGGACCTTGTCGCCCAAGCCCAACTCCTGAGCGTCGCTTTGCACGTCAAGTACGTCAGTCACCAAAGTCTTTGTCTCCGGCAATAGTTCGTTTTCTAGAAGTTTTAGCTCAGTCTGGCCCGGCTGGAGATTTGCCGCTATGGATGTGTCAAATGGGTCGATGTCCTCCTCCGATTTGCCGCTTCCACCTGAATTGGTTAGCTTCTTTCGGTCTTGAGCGGGTGTTAAGACCTTGATGTTGATATTCTCCTCGACGGCCAGTAAGACTTCAGCTGGAACCGGAGTAGGTGGAGCACGGGGATCAAAATCTGGGTCGGAAAGGCTGTGCCGTAGATTGGCGGGTACGGAGATCAAATCCTTTTCAATATGCTTCAGCTCTATATCGCTGAGTTTTGCCTCAGGCACATGTGACGTATCGAAGGGGTCAACGTCCTCAGCTTCTCGTTCACGCTCCTGCAAACGATTGTCAGATGGCGCGTAGTACGGCGTCAGTGGCTTCTTACTAGCTCCCAATTCATTACCCGCTCCGAGAAGATCTGATGCCGGTACCAGGAAGCCAACACTCTTGGCCTGTATGTTTAGACTCAGAGAGGACTTTCGTTGGGCTGTATCGAAATCCGTCTCTTTTTGCTCTAATTTTACTTGCGGTGCTGCTGGTTCTTTTTGATCCGCTCGTGGATCAAAGTCTTGGTCACTCAGGGAGTGCTTGAGGGTTACTCCGTCTAAGCCCGAATAGTTAAGGAGCTCGCGCTCCAGAAACCGTAGTTCCGTGGACTTGGGTTGCACCAGAGCCGATACGGCCGATGTATCGAAGGGATCAAAGTCCTCTGCCTCTTGGTCGACACTTAAAGTCGGCGCCAAGGGCGCGGGAACCACCTGACTGAGGTCGGTAGCACTACCAGCGAGAAGATCGCGTTGTGGAGCTGCTAAAAAGGGTGGCTCGGTGGCGTGTTCCTCCGCACGCGGATCAAAGTCGTCGTCTTCCTCAAGTACAGTGGTCTTCTTAATCACTTGCTCTGCGTAGTTGGTGTTGAAGGGGTCGTCTTCCGGAttctcctcctcgtcctccgaCACGTAAATCGCTCCGGGCACAATGTGGGGTCCTGTAGGCGGACGGACTGGTGGTGGCGGACGCTTTGGTTTTCCTAGGGATAAAACATAAGTAAATTGGTTGGtcagaaaattaaattagtaactgattataaaacaaaataaaatgctaTATTCGAGCTCACGGGCTAATAGATACTAATGGAAGCTATTGAAAGTGAGAatgcgaaatttcataatttttctgccATTTTGATAATATTCGAGAATATGAGAAAAAAttggcggtttgtgggcgtgccaaaaagtttattattatacatatattaatacAGAaagatatattaatttttgtgtagCCTTTTATAAACGGTGAACTTTTAAATTCAATGGAATTGTGAGATTATATCTAAGAACATGAATCTACACAAAAAGGTATATTTCTTGGTATTTATATACTATAAGAACAAGACCAACAATACAACGCTTCATTCTACAtagtaaatataatttaacGAATAAGTATTGtacttattaaaaaaaatcctaACCAGAAAAGCTCAGAGAACTCTTACCTGGTTCTTGGCCCGATTGCTCTTCAAATTCGGCCCAACTGCCTGCTTCAAAGGCTTCAGTGGGCAGCTGCGCGACAGGCAAAACAACCTGGCTAACTACAGTAACCTCTTCCTTTTTGGTCAGCGATTCCGCGGCTAGTTCGGCGAActcgtcgtcctcctcgtcTTTGAGTGAATCGAATTCAGATAGATCCGGGTTAAGAAGCTGATTTTCCCGACCCTTCTGCTCGagctcttcctcctcctctaCGGGCTGCTTGTGCTTAATCAAGTGCAAATGCAAGGAGACACTGAGATCAATGGGAACCGATGACTCGGATAGTTCCTCGTCGAGGTCGTCGAGCAAATTATGCTGCGGCTCGGCGTTCGAAGTGGCAGCCAGAAGTTCCGCTTCTGAATCAGCTAGCTCTATGCTTTCACTCAGAAGTAGGTTCTGGATACCCTTCCTTAACTTCCGCTTGGGATTCGCTAGGGCGACAGCGTGCTCTCGGTCCACGCGACCGGATAAAACCTCAACGGCTGCACCAAGACTCACTAGTTTCTTGTTGCCCTTTGCTCGATCGGCACCAACAATAACCTTCTCCGCGTATGCGGTGTCAAAGGGATCGGGTCCGTCTTCGGCAAGGACGGGGGAATCTGGTACAACGGCTAGTTGGAGCTCGCCACTGGTGATAGCCTCAATGTAGTCGGTGGCAAAGATGTCATCGGCCTCGTAATCGCCTGCCTCCTCCTCTGATTCAGATAACTGAACAACCGCCTCAGCTAACTTGTCCCGTTGGGCCTCGATCTGCCCAAGGCGCTGTTTTTCCCGCTCCTGCTGCTCGGCTTCAAGGCGAGcggcctcctcctccttttgtttctttttttcagcGGCAGAGGGCAGGCGCTGGTAAAATGACTCCTTCTTGATCCGATCGAGCTCGTCCTGGGTTTTATGTAGAATGCTATCGACGCCTGATGTTAGTGCCTTAAATTTGGCCCACTCCTCGTCGCCGCCGGCAGCCCCCTGATTTTGATCCGATAACTGTTGTTGGGCGTTGAGGATGCTAGAGGATGATCCCGAGCCTAATCCTGAGTTAAAGGCTACTGGCTCGTGGTGGGCCTCAACGTCTGATGACGCTCCGTCGGATTCGCCGGCGTCCGATTTTGTGGCCGCCGCCTCCTGTTTGGCCTTTAGGTCGCGCTTGTACTGCTCGAGCTCCTCCTCGGTGAAGAGCTCCTGATCCTTTTTCgacttcttctttttcttttttaggCCTTTTGGTAGCTTAAGCATTATCTATTTGCGGAGACATCGAGATTGGTCTGCAAATAGTTCGTACAACTTACTGACTCCGGTCGAATACGAAATCGTGCTGTAGATGAAGGTGGCGGTGTATTACAGCGACTACGTAGAATTCAGCTTAGTTCTAGTTGGATGGGGTCTTGGAACTGCGGGTGGGAGGAGCAGAGGAGGGATTATGTAAGATATGCACGTCTCTCGAAATTAAACCGGTATCGAAACTAGGGTGTCTGTAGTTTAATGGGTTTTTTTTGGCTCTTAGACAATGCAACGATTCGCCGGCCCACTCACCGCCGTCTTATCGGTTGTTTTTCTGATGTTCCAGGCGTTATCGCTTAAactcaaaaagaaaaagctaagAGCAAAAATCGTTCGCGGAAAATTTgttacatacgtatgtatgtatatataaaaagaacTCGATTGTGTACCTACACGTGAACTTGCCAAATTGCCAGAGCTTTCCCACCTCACACCAAAGGAGAGACGCAACGGTTGCAGTTCAGTCAGTCAAAGCTCAAAGCCctaggcacacacacacacagaaaatcaCTCTCGCATGCCAGGGAGGAATATTTTGCTGACCAATAATATAggtgttcacacatgaacacgaatatatttaaagacttacaattttgggctccgttcatatcttatgtaaatgaatcgagagcgataaattatatttaggattttgttatctaaggcgacatgggtgcattgctcaaaaacatgtaatttaagtgcacactacatgagtcagtcacttgagatcgttccccgcctcctaaaatagtcccttagtgggagaccacagataaggtcctcgccgctcaagataggcagatgtgcccgagcgtgggacctcgataaggcggggactatttacttaggcctctgcgtaggccatttactttaagatgcgattctcatgtcacctatttaaaccgaagatatttccaaataaaattagtttcttacaaaaactcaacgagtaaagtcttcttatttgggattttacatttggtcaatcgagcctttaatcgactctgcagtttccccctaccaaaggtaaggaactcagagaaaggccagctcctttaagcatcttacagctaaaggtagcaaaaataagtgactcttgtttccccctaccaaaggtaaggaacagagtataaatataaaaagcaaaaagatacaaaagaatcttttatgttttaaaacaagcaccttatagtctatagctaaaggttgctttgtgtaccattataaattgtggtaaggcgtgcttgaggccatacatcagcaattgtgaaattaaaaagtgcataacaaaagtgccttataaatgctctaatagcattaaatcagctcataaatagagtgcagtgtatatgccataagagcataaattaaataaaaagtgcctgaaaacagtgccttataaatgctctaatagcattaaatcagctcataaatagagtgcagtgtatatgccaaaagagcataaatgccgaaataaatggctaaaaaacaaaaaatctgactggactacaaaaataataaaacgtgccaaaaaaaaatcatctttaaacatcgacggagccttaaagaagagaaggaagtcaaattcaaaggagcctctaccagcagcagaagcagcaacaacagcagcagcagaagcagcaacagcagtagcaacagcagcagcaacaacagcaacagcagcagcaacaacaacgacatcagctaagtcaaaacaagaattttctgtttatccaaacacacatatatatataaatacatataaaatacatatacacgtactatatatattaagaaattacaaaaaattttcaaaatgatgtcagaaaagactattcaattccttaagaagcagtccgaaattattttggaaattagaaagttggaagtaaaaccaacattaacagatgtagaaattctaaaattaaatgagcttcaaaaatgtttcattgctaatcatagcaatttgttaaagatcggcgttgtcgatcatgaatattttaacgcgaagcagtatgatttaataatgatggtgttagaaaaaattaaaaataaaaatgaaaaaattaagggcgagtcggtagaaaacactttccctaaatcaaacactgtccctaaatcaaaccctccccctacattaaaccttgaaatgcgtggtcaccctgaaaaagagggtatagcacaaaacaacgctttaaaagtagagcaggcatttcgtaataatgttggccaatttcgagtatatctagaagatacgtctaaactaatagacagtagtccagatttccttaaaataaggaaaaataaaattgaatttttatggcataaaatagataacctgattgaacaggtgaatagtcattttgagagttcgctattcgaagaagaaattagcgaacttgaatttgacaaacaaaatattcttacagccattaatagtcgactcagtggcacaataaataaagctgaaatgtcgacggttgttaaggcggaggagttaccaaccctgcctaaaatacagattcccaccttctttggtgattccaaagaatgggatctttttaatgaactctttacagagctcatacatgtgagagaggatctcagtccttctctcaaatttaattatctaaagtcagcattaaaaggagaagccagaaatgtggttactcatttactgctcggctctggagaaaattatgaagccacttgggagtttttgaccaagcgatatgagaataaaagaaacatattctcagatcatatgaataggcttatggatatgccaaatttaaatttagaatccaataagcaaataaagacatttattgacacgattaacgagtcaatttatattataaaattaaaggcacaattaccagaagatgtggatgcaattttcgctcacataattcttcggaaattcaataaagaatcactcaatttatatgaaagccatgttaaaaagacaaaagaaatacaggcactttctgatgtcatggactttttagagcaaaggctcaattctatatcatcattctcacaggaagtaaaacctgtaaagaaaatgattaataataacaagaataaaaattatagtgacaattgtgcatattgcaaactaccagggcattatttaattcaatgccataaatttaaaataatgaatccagcagaacggtctgactgggtaagaaaaaatgggatttgcctaagatgtctgaggcatccgtttggtaaaaaatgtataagcgagcagctttgttcgacttgtcgtaaacctcaccacacgttacttcactttgcaggtcataatccagaaaaagtgaatacgtgtagaacaacaggtcaagccttgttggccacggccttgattcaagtaaagtcgaggtatggaggctttgaacaattaagagcattgattgatagtggctctcaaagcacaattatttcagaagagtctgcacagattctaaaattgaaaaaatttcggtctcatactgaaataagtggagtatcttccacaggaacgtgcatctccaagcacaaagcggttatttcgataagaaattctccgaaaaatttagaaattgaagcaattattctcccaaaacttatgaaggcacttccagtcaacacgattaatgttgatcagaaaaaatggaagaactttaaattagccgaccccgattttaataaaccgggtcgcattgatttaatcattggagcagacgtatatactcacattctgcaaaatggagttataaaaatagacggtctccttgggcaaaaaactgatttcgggtggatagtttctggatgtaaaaaatccaaaggaaaagaaaccattgtagccacaacaatagaaataaaagagttagatcgctactgggaagtggaagaagaagaaaaagatgatatcgagtctgaaatctgtgaaaataaatttatcaaaacgacaaaaaaagattcagatgggcgatacattgtgtcaattccattcaaggaggatgtcaccttaggagattcaaagaaacaagcgatagctcgttacatgaatctggagaaaaaactaaaaagaaatgaaaaacttaaggttgactacactaaattcatgaatgaatacatggatttaggacacatgattgaagtgagtgatgaaggcaaatattttttaccgcaccaggcagtgattagagattcaagccttacgaccaaattgagagtagtttttgatgcttcagcaaaaactacgaataacaaaagtttgaacgacataatgtgggttgggccacgagttcaaaaagatatttttgacattattattaaatggagaaaatgggaatttgttgtttcggcagacattgaaaagatgtaccgacaaattaaaatagataataatgatcaaaaatatcaatatattttatggagaaattctccaaaagaaaaaattaaaacatataaattaaccacagtcacttacggaacaaattttgtaggagctgcaagaaaattagatcaagagttatttaatgcaatacaagaaaatataacgattgcagcgcagcttgaaaaggacaggattgattggcattttattcccccggcaggacctcacttcggaggtatttgggaagctggagttaagtcaatgaaataccatttaaagcgtataatcggcgacactattttgacttacgaagaaatgtcaactcttttatgtcaaatagaagcatgcttaaattcaaggccattatacactatagttagtgagaaggaccaacaagaagttttaacaccaggtcattttttaattggaagaccacctttagaaatagtcgaaccaatggaagatgaaaaaatcggaaatttggataggtggagacttatccaaaaaatgaagaaagatttctgggttaagtggaaaagtgaatatttgcatacgctccagcaaaggaataaatggaaaaaggaaattcctaatatagaagaagggcaaatagttttattaaaggatgagaattgtcatcctgcaagatggcctttaggaaaggtggaaaaggtgcataaggggaatgatgataaggtccgagtggctaaagtaaaaatgcaggaaggatatatcactagacccattactaaaatttgtcccttggaaggaataaagtctgttgacaaaaatgaggctgaccaagagccaaaaagacgaactagagcgacatcgggaatgtccaagatcggaatcattatggcaatgttgttgtttgtgttaagttgtcaagtttctagcgcattacctaaagatatagcaccaagatattctatagacaaaataaataaaacctcagcaatatatctagacccgctaggagatgttgagattgtgagtacttcttggaatttggttatctattataaaatggatccatattttaaaatgttaacaaagggtaatgcgcttatacaaagtatgaggaaagtttgcgaaagacttcatagctttgaagagcaatgtagtctagtcttagataatatgcaaagtcagttatcggaacttgaagaaaacaataaattgtttatgatacagtctagatctagaagcaagcgtgctcctttcgaatttatgggttccttgtatcatattttatttggtataatggatgaagatgatagagagcaattagaagaaaatatgaagaatttgttagataaccagaacaaccttgataaactaattcaaaaacaaacatctgtggttgattcaacttctaatctattaaagagaacaacagaagatgttaactccaattttagaagtatgcaaataagaattgagaacatgacagaagttcttaaagaaaattattatgtttataaggaatcaataaaattctttatgattacgaaacagctacactcattgattgaagaaggcgaaaaaattcaagcaggcattataagcctgttgattgatattaatcacggtaggctaaatacaaatattctcaggccaaatcagcttaaaaaagaaattgccaaaattcagcagagtctttcggagaacctagtaattccaggaaaacggtcaggtacggaacttaaggaggtgtatacactgttaacagccaggggtttattcatcgacgataaattgatcattagtgcaaaagtgcctctgtttagcaggcatccatccaaattgttcaggcttattccggtgccaattcgaaatgaagatcggataataatggtgcatacaacgtccgaatatttaatttataattttgagatagattcctatcacataatgacggaagccacattaaatcaatgtcagaaatggcaactaaataagagaatatgcaaaggaagttggccctggaattcagcgaatgataatgcatgtgagattcagcctctaaagccagataaagc
The DNA window shown above is from Drosophila melanogaster chromosome X and carries:
- the stnA gene encoding stoned A, isoform C, which translates into the protein MLKLPKGLKKKKKKSKKDQELFTEEELEQYKRDLKAKQEAAATKSDAGESDGASSDVEAHHEPVAFNSGLGSGSSSSILNAQQQLSDQNQGAAGGDEEWAKFKALTSGVDSILHKTQDELDRIKKESFYQRLPSAAEKKKQKEEEAARLEAEQQEREKQRLGQIEAQRDKLAEAVVQLSESEEEAGDYEADDIFATDYIEAITSGELQLAVVPDSPVLAEDGPDPFDTAYAEKVIVGADRAKGNKKLVSLGAAVEVLSGRVDREHAVALANPKRKLRKGIQNLLLSESIELADSEAELLAATSNAEPQHNLLDDLDEELSESSVPIDLSVSLHLHLIKHKQPVEEEEELEQKGRENQLLNPDLSEFDSLKDEEDDEFAELAAESLTKKEEVTVVSQVVLPVAQLPTEAFEAGSWAEFEEQSGQEPGKPKRPPPPVRPPTGPHIVPGAIYVSEDEEENPEDDPFNTNYAEQVIKKTTVLEEDDDFDPRAEEHATEPPFLAAPQRDLLAGSATDLSQVVPAPLAPTLSVDQEAEDFDPFDTSAVSALVQPKSTELRFLERELLNYSGLDGVTLKHSLSDQDFDPRADQKEPAAPQVKLEQKETDFDTAQRKSSLSLNIQAKSVGFLVPASDLLGAGNELGASKKPLTPYYAPSDNRLQEREREAEDVDPFDTSHVPEAKLSDIELKHIEKDLISVPANLRHSLSDPDFDPRAPPTPVPAEVLLAVEENINIKVLTPAQDRKKLTNSGGSGKSEEDIDPFDTSIAANLQPGQTELKLLENELLPETKTLVTDVLDVQSDAQELGLGDKVLTPSTHSRPSLPAQDIDPFDTSIAENLAPGEAEIKLLESELIER